A genomic stretch from Chloroflexota bacterium includes:
- a CDS encoding ATP-binding protein: MKLPRGFHWRVVLVFAALTALTAVGAALFLLSSMPNATASTQERIIFTLLAAGATAVALLLLMEILISVMTRRALTNLTVSARRIAQGELDHRVEVSASSETSDLAFAVNRMATSLREIIRDLSTERDTVSAVLETMVDGVLVVSAQGRIELANPSAVLLLSLRQEDVGRREYGEVIRDPDLRELVTRCQRSGVRQSAEVDLNLGGHLIPVNIIATPLPGSTPPEVLLTIHDLRMLRQLESTRREFVSNVSHELKSPLASVRLMTETLEDGAITEEAIARDFLGRIRREVDRMNALVDDLLDLARIESGREPEPHVPMQIAPVMEEAIGRFRVAAAQKGVRLEHVEPPHLPAVLANEGRIGQVLVNLLENALKWTEAGGRIRLSVEEEAKAVRVLVQDTGVGIASEDLPHVFERFYKVDRARRDGGTGLGLAIVKHIVQLYGGEVSADSRLGEGSTFTFTVPLA, from the coding sequence ATGAAGCTCCCGCGAGGGTTCCACTGGCGCGTGGTCCTGGTGTTCGCGGCACTAACCGCTCTCACCGCTGTGGGGGCTGCGCTCTTCCTGCTCAGCTCCATGCCTAACGCCACCGCGTCCACCCAGGAGCGCATCATTTTTACGCTCCTTGCAGCCGGGGCCACCGCTGTGGCCCTGTTGCTCCTGATGGAGATCCTGATTTCCGTCATGACGCGCAGGGCGCTGACCAATCTAACGGTCTCCGCGCGACGCATCGCGCAGGGGGAGCTTGACCACCGCGTAGAAGTGTCCGCCTCGAGCGAGACCAGCGACCTCGCGTTCGCCGTCAACCGCATGGCGACCTCCCTCCGGGAAATCATCCGCGACCTGTCCACGGAGCGGGACACGGTGTCAGCGGTGCTCGAAACCATGGTCGACGGTGTGCTCGTCGTGAGCGCGCAGGGCCGCATCGAGCTTGCCAACCCCTCGGCAGTGCTTCTGCTGAGCCTTCGGCAGGAGGACGTGGGCAGGCGAGAATACGGTGAAGTCATCCGGGACCCCGACCTGCGCGAGCTGGTGACGCGATGCCAGCGGTCGGGGGTCCGGCAGTCGGCCGAGGTAGACCTGAACCTGGGGGGGCACCTCATTCCCGTCAACATCATCGCGACGCCGCTGCCCGGCAGCACGCCGCCGGAGGTGCTCCTGACCATCCACGACCTCCGCATGCTCCGTCAACTGGAGTCGACGCGAAGGGAGTTTGTAAGCAACGTCTCGCACGAACTCAAGAGCCCGCTGGCGTCGGTGCGCTTGATGACGGAGACGCTCGAGGACGGGGCCATCACGGAAGAGGCCATCGCCCGTGACTTTCTGGGCCGCATCCGCCGGGAGGTGGACCGGATGAACGCCCTCGTGGACGACCTGCTCGATCTGGCGCGGATCGAGAGCGGCCGGGAGCCGGAACCGCACGTCCCGATGCAGATCGCCCCGGTGATGGAGGAGGCCATTGGCCGATTTCGAGTAGCGGCGGCGCAGAAGGGCGTGCGACTGGAGCACGTTGAGCCGCCGCACCTGCCGGCCGTCCTCGCCAACGAGGGGCGCATCGGGCAAGTGTTGGTCAACCTCCTCGAGAACGCGCTCAAGTGGACGGAGGCCGGAGGCCGAATTCGGCTCTCGGTGGAGGAGGAGGCCAAAGCAGTCAGGGTACTGGTGCAAGACACGGGGGTGGGCATAGCGTCGGAGGACCTGCCGCACGTCTTCGAGCGGTTCTACAAGGTGGACCGCGCGCGACGGGACGGCGGGACCGGGCTAGGGCTGGCCATCGTCAAGCACATCGTGCAGCTCTACGGGGGCGAGGTCTCGGCGGACAGCAGGCTCGGTGAGGGGAGCACGTTCACGTTCACGGTGCCGCTGGCGTAG